The Aureispira anguillae genome contains a region encoding:
- a CDS encoding DUF3089 domain-containing protein codes for MQIITLVTLVLSLLLITNSNAQNEISSFDEAVQPQLPDYSKLEHWASHPNKKDNADKIPRPLRKELTNLPEQVDVFFLHPTIFTAEPKNEYIWNAAVEDQKLNKQVDKTTIKLQASIFNQAGKIYAPRYRQAHLRSFFHPNLEEGEKALELAYNDIKTAFKYYLEHYNNGRPFILAGHSQGARHLKTLLKEMFDGTELYQQLIAAYIVGWGVEADSFDEIPLGTSPDQTGCFVTWRTYAKGYRPDWIQENDVCVNPLTWKADSTYAPYEANAGAILFGFNTLRKHLFDAQVQGPILWVGKPNMFLGGLLKRDNYHVGDYNLFYLSVRNNAILRAKAFLGQQ; via the coding sequence ATGCAAATTATTACCTTGGTTACCTTAGTTTTATCCCTTTTGTTAATAACCAATTCTAATGCTCAAAATGAAATAAGTTCTTTTGATGAGGCGGTGCAACCTCAATTACCTGATTATTCTAAATTGGAACATTGGGCTTCCCATCCCAACAAAAAAGACAATGCAGACAAAATACCTCGCCCCTTGAGAAAAGAGCTAACGAATTTGCCAGAGCAGGTAGATGTCTTTTTTTTGCACCCCACTATTTTTACCGCTGAGCCCAAAAACGAGTACATTTGGAATGCTGCTGTTGAAGACCAAAAGCTAAACAAACAAGTGGATAAGACAACCATTAAATTGCAAGCTAGTATCTTTAATCAAGCGGGTAAAATTTATGCACCAAGGTATCGCCAAGCTCATCTTAGAAGCTTTTTTCATCCTAATTTAGAAGAGGGGGAAAAGGCATTGGAATTGGCTTATAATGATATAAAAACGGCCTTTAAATATTATTTAGAGCATTACAACAATGGAAGACCTTTTATCTTGGCAGGACATAGCCAAGGAGCAAGGCATCTAAAAACGCTGCTTAAAGAAATGTTTGATGGCACCGAATTGTACCAGCAATTAATTGCTGCCTATATTGTTGGTTGGGGAGTAGAAGCAGATAGTTTTGATGAAATTCCCTTGGGGACAAGCCCCGATCAAACGGGCTGTTTTGTCACTTGGAGGACTTATGCAAAAGGCTACCGCCCCGATTGGATACAGGAAAATGATGTTTGTGTGAACCCATTGACATGGAAGGCAGATTCTACTTATGCGCCCTATGAAGCAAATGCAGGAGCCATTCTATTTGGTTTTAATACGTTGCGCAAACACCTTTTTGATGCCCAAGTACAAGGACCGATTTTGTGGGTAGGAAAGCCGAATATGTTCTTAGGTGGTTTGTTGAAGCGTGATAACTATCACGTAGGAGACTATAATTTATTTTATTTGAGTGTGCGCAATAATGCTATTCTAAGAGCGAAGGCATTTTTAGGGCAGCAATAG
- a CDS encoding CYTH domain-containing protein: MGIEIERKYLVNPTLWQLTKPLAVATPIRQGYLSLNPERTVRIRIKNNNAYLTIKGKNEGIKRIEFEYPIPLEEGLDLLPLCEGAIIEKTRYTIAIEGLTWEIDEFEGENLGLIVAEVELQAEHESIRLPVWIKQEVSLDPRYYNANLVQCPFKNWK; the protein is encoded by the coding sequence ATGGGGATAGAAATCGAACGCAAATACTTGGTTAATCCTACACTTTGGCAGCTCACCAAACCGCTTGCTGTAGCAACTCCGATTCGTCAAGGATACTTATCACTAAATCCTGAACGTACGGTTCGAATCCGCATCAAAAACAACAACGCTTATCTAACGATAAAGGGAAAAAATGAGGGCATAAAAAGAATAGAATTTGAATATCCCATTCCCTTAGAAGAAGGATTGGATCTGCTTCCGCTCTGTGAAGGGGCAATTATTGAAAAAACACGCTACACCATTGCTATTGAAGGACTCACTTGGGAAATAGATGAATTTGAGGGAGAAAACCTAGGGTTAATTGTTGCCGAAGTAGAATTACAAGCTGAACATGAAAGCATAAGACTTCCTGTTTGGATCAAACAAGAAGTCTCTCTCGATCCTCGATATTACAATGCCAATTTAGTACAATGCCCCTTCAAAAACTGGAAATAA